The Streptomyces sp. NBC_01363 region CCCGTCGGATCGGCGTTCCTGCGCGTCTTCACCCGCGAGGGCCAGGACCACCTCGCGGAACTGGAGCTCCACGTCCACCCGGCGGAGCGCCGCAAGGGCATCGGCTCGCGGCTGTTCGACACGGCGGTCGCCGTCGCCCGCGAGGAGGGCCGGCGCAGCGTCATCGCGCAGGTCGGGGCCGGGACCCCGGGGGATCGTTTCCTGCGGGCCAAGGGGCTGCGCAAGGTGCTGACCCTGACGTACGTCCGGCTTCCGCTGGCGAAGGCCGACACCGAGGCCCTGCGCCGGACCGTCGGGCAGCCGCATCCGGGCTACCGCCTCATCTCCTGGGACGGCACCGTCCCGGACGACCTCGCGCCGACGTTCGCCGCGTCCCGCCGGGCCATGGACGACATGCCCATGGACGACACCGACTTCGGCATGGTCGTCTGGGACGTGGACCGGCTCCGGTCCGCGGCGGCGGCCGTCGCCGCTCGCGGCGACCTGCTCCACACGGTCGCGGCGGTCGACGAGTCCGACGCCACGATCGTGGGCTTCACGGAACTCGTCGTCCCGGGCGACGGGACGGGCGACGGTCAGCACTACGGCACCGGAGTCCTTCCCGAGCACCGGGGACGTGGCCTCGGCCGGTGGATGAAGACGCGGTCCATCCTCCAGGCCCGCGAAAGCCACCCGGGCCTGGAAGGGCTGCTGACGGACACCGCCGACAGCAATACGCACATGCGGAGCATCAACGACGCGCTCGGCTACGAGCCGACACACAAGTCGGTCCAGTACCGGCTCGATCTGTAGGAGCGTGCCGTCCGGCGGTCGGGGTGAGGCCCCGACCACCGGCCTTCTTCCGGATCAGACCGTGCCCCGGAACGCGGCCAGGATCCGCTCGGCCGCCAGCGTGGCCGTCAACTCACCTTCCCGCACCCGCTGTTCCAGCCCCGGAGCGAGCGCGCGCACCTCCGGATGACCGCGCAGACTCTCCAGCAGCTCGTCCCGCACCATCGTCCACGTCCAGTCGACCTGCTGGTCACGACGCTTCGCGGCGAGCCGGCCGGTCGACTCCAGCAGCGCACGGTGCTGCTCCAGCCGCTCCCACAGCGTGTCGAGACCGGCCGACTCACGGGCGCTGCACGTGAGGACCGGCGGGGTCCACGCCGCGTCCACCGGGTGCATCAGCCGCAGGGCACCCGCCAGTTCACGGGCGGCCGCGCGGGCGTCGCGCTCGTGCGGGCCGTCCGCCTTGTTGACCGTGATCGCGTCCGCCAGCTCCAGCACACCCTTCTTGATCCCCTGGAGCTGATCGCCGGTCCGGGCCAACGTCAGCAGCAGAAACGTGTCGACCATGTTGGCCACCGCCGTCTCCGACTGTCCGACGCCCACCGTCTCCACCAGCACCACGTCGTACCCCGCGGCCTCCATCACCACGATGGACTCCCGGGTCGCCTTGGCCACCCCACCGAGCGTCCCGGCGGTCGGGGACGGGCGTACGAACGCCGCCGGGTCCACCGCGAGCCGCTCCATCCTGGTCTTGTCGCCCAGGATGGAGCCGCCGGTACGGCTGGAGGACGGATCGACGGCCAGTACCGCGACCCGGTGCCCGAGCCCGGTGAGCATCGTGCCGAGGGCGTCGATGAAGGTGGATTTCCCGACCCCCGGCACGCCGCTGATGCCGATCCGCCGCGCAGCACCGGCGTGCGGCAGCAGCTCGCGCAGCAACTGCTGGGCCAGCGCCCGGTGATCGGGGCGGGTGGACTCGACGAGAGTGATGGCGCGCGCGATCTGCGCCCGCTTCCCGTCGAGCACCCCCTTCACATAGCTGTCGATATCGATCTTCGGAGCCATCGGGTCAGCGGCTCACAGCTCGTGACCGAGCGCGGCACCGAGCCGCGTCACCAGGTCGTACGCGGCATCCGGAATGACCGTGCCGGGCGGGAACACGGCCGTCGCGCCCGCCTCGTGCAGCGCCTCGACGTCCTGCGGCGGAATCACCCCGCCCACCACGATCATGATGTCCTCGCGCCCCTCGGCCGCCAGCTCCTCGCGGAGCGCAGGCACCAGCGTGAGGTGCCCGGCGGCCAGCGAGGAGACGCCCACGATGTGCACGTCCGCCTCGACCGCCTGCCGTGCCACCTCGGCCGGCGTCTGGAACAGCGGGCCGACATCGACGTCGAAGCCCAGGTCGGCGAAGGCCGTCGAGATCACCTTCTGGCCGCGGTCGTGGCCGTCCTGTCCCATCTTGGCGACCAGGATGCGCGGACGGCGCCCCTCGGCCTCCTCGAACCTGTCCACCAACGCCCGGGTCCGGTCCACGGAAGGGGATTCACCTGCCTCGTTGCGATACACACCGGAGATCGTACGGATCTGGCCCGCATGCCTTCCGTACACCTTCTCCAGTGCGTCCGAGATCTCGCCCACGGTCGCCATCGCGCGTGCCGCGTCCACGGCGAGGGCCAGCAGATTGCCTTCGAGGCCGGGACCGGGATCCCGCTCGGCCGCGGCCGTGAGCGCGTCCAGCGCGGCCCGGCAGGCCGACTCGTCGCGCTCCTCGCGCAGCCGGCGCAGCTTCTCGATCTGCTGGGTGCGCACCGACGAGTTGTCGACCTTGAGCACATCGATCTGCTCATCGGTCTCCACCCGGTACTTGTTCACCCCGATCACCGGCTGGCGCCCGGAGTCGATCCGCGCCTGGGTGCGGGCGGCGGCCTCCTCCACCCGGAGCTTGGGGATGCCCGCGTCGATGGCCTGTGCCATGCCGCCCGCCGCCTCGACCTCCTCGATGTGCTGCCAGGCCCGGCGCGCCAGGTCGTACGTCAGCTTCTCCACGTACGCGCTGCCGCCCCACGGGTCGATCACCCGGCCGGTGCCCGACTCCTGCTGGAGCAGCAGCTGGGTGTTCCGGGCGATCCGGGCGGAGAAGTCCGTCGGCAGGGCGAGCGCCTCGTCGAGCGCGTTGGTGTGCAGCGACTGGGTGTGCCCCTGGGTGGCGGCCATCGCCTCCACACAGGTCCGGGTGACGTTGTTGAACACGTCCTGCGCGGTCAGCGACCACCCCGACGTCTGCGAATG contains the following coding sequences:
- a CDS encoding GNAT family N-acetyltransferase encodes the protein MSLRITALSDPDRASGSRRLVWLASDPEGSPVGSAFLRVFTREGQDHLAELELHVHPAERRKGIGSRLFDTAVAVAREEGRRSVIAQVGAGTPGDRFLRAKGLRKVLTLTYVRLPLAKADTEALRRTVGQPHPGYRLISWDGTVPDDLAPTFAASRRAMDDMPMDDTDFGMVVWDVDRLRSAAAAVAARGDLLHTVAAVDESDATIVGFTELVVPGDGTGDGQHYGTGVLPEHRGRGLGRWMKTRSILQARESHPGLEGLLTDTADSNTHMRSINDALGYEPTHKSVQYRLDL
- the meaB gene encoding methylmalonyl Co-A mutase-associated GTPase MeaB — protein: MAPKIDIDSYVKGVLDGKRAQIARAITLVESTRPDHRALAQQLLRELLPHAGAARRIGISGVPGVGKSTFIDALGTMLTGLGHRVAVLAVDPSSSRTGGSILGDKTRMERLAVDPAAFVRPSPTAGTLGGVAKATRESIVVMEAAGYDVVLVETVGVGQSETAVANMVDTFLLLTLARTGDQLQGIKKGVLELADAITVNKADGPHERDARAAARELAGALRLMHPVDAAWTPPVLTCSARESAGLDTLWERLEQHRALLESTGRLAAKRRDQQVDWTWTMVRDELLESLRGHPEVRALAPGLEQRVREGELTATLAAERILAAFRGTV
- the scpA gene encoding methylmalonyl-CoA mutase is translated as MRIPDFSGIELGPGAAAEVSEERWRTSVKESSGSSDGDLLWETPEGIAVKPLYTGHDLEGLDFLGTYPGIAPYLRGPYPTMYVNQPWTIRQYAGFSTAEESNAFYRRNLAAGQKGLSVAFDLPTHRGYDSDHPRVTGDVGMAGVAIDSIYDMRQLFDGIPLDRMSVSMTMNGAVLPVLALYIVAAEEQGVGPEKLAGTIQNDILKEFMVRNTYIYPPKPSMRIISDIFAYTSQKMPRYNSISISGYHIQEAGATADLELAYTLADGVEYLRAGRDAGLDVDAFAPRLSFFWAIGMNFFMEVAKLRAARLLWAKLVKEFEPKNAKSLSLRTHSQTSGWSLTAQDVFNNVTRTCVEAMAATQGHTQSLHTNALDEALALPTDFSARIARNTQLLLQQESGTGRVIDPWGGSAYVEKLTYDLARRAWQHIEEVEAAGGMAQAIDAGIPKLRVEEAAARTQARIDSGRQPVIGVNKYRVETDEQIDVLKVDNSSVRTQQIEKLRRLREERDESACRAALDALTAAAERDPGPGLEGNLLALAVDAARAMATVGEISDALEKVYGRHAGQIRTISGVYRNEAGESPSVDRTRALVDRFEEAEGRRPRILVAKMGQDGHDRGQKVISTAFADLGFDVDVGPLFQTPAEVARQAVEADVHIVGVSSLAAGHLTLVPALREELAAEGREDIMIVVGGVIPPQDVEALHEAGATAVFPPGTVIPDAAYDLVTRLGAALGHEL